In Candidatus Binatia bacterium, the DNA window CAAGAGTCGGCATCTCCTCGGGAGAGAGCTTCAACGAAATCCCGGGAGCTTCGCTGAACTTCGACTCTGAGGGAGGAAGTTTGGTCATCTCGAATCCGCGCCTTGGGACCTACCAGCTTCAATTTACCGGCCCCGATGCCATCGACCTCCGCCTAATAGTCACTTACGAACGGCCCGATGGACCGCCGGAGATCCCTTTCTTCCACGGCGCGCACGACGGGGAGGGCTCAGAGACCACGCTCTCGCTCGTAGTGGACAATGGCTCGGAGCCGCCTGTCCGATTGGAGAGCGGCGTACCTCCGGTGGCCGGGTTGCGCTCAAGCCCGACCTCCGGGCCGACGCCACAGGTAGTGCTTCGTTGGGAACCGGCGCCGGGCGCCGTACAATACCGCATCTACGGGAAGGACGCTGGCGATGCCAACTTTGACTACATTGGGATAACGGAGCAGCCAGAGTTCGCGATCAGAGAGCACTGGCGCGACAACGACTCGAGTCCCCGTCGATTATACGCGGTTGTTGCCGTGGATGCCTCTGGCCAGCGAAGTGGGTTCAGTGAGTTTATGAGCAATGACGATGAAGACCACGATGGAATCGAAGACTTCCTGGAGGTGGGTTATGGGTGCTCATCCCGAGCCGAAGACACCGACCAGGATGGCCTCCCTGACCTAATCGAGTTTCGCTACGGCCTGGATTGCGGGGCATCGAACTCGGACGGCGACGAATATGATGATCGCACGGAATTGCTCAAAGGCTCGGATCCAACCGACCCGTCGTCCACTCCTGTCAGTTCCACGCAGATACCGACCGAGACCTTCGGCGAAACCTCCACAGCCACACCGACACCAACCTCAACAGCAACGCTGTCGGTCACACCATCGCAGACACCGTCGCCGACCGCCACTTATACCACGACTCCGTCGGGCACCTTTACCGCGTCCAGCACCGCTACAACCATAACCTCGCCTACCCCCGCCCTGACCTTCACCCCTGTTCCTACTGCCACCATGACTGCGACTCGTACTGTCGCGCCGACCCTAACTCTCACGCTGAGTCCGACGCTGACCCTGACGCCAACTCTGACTCCGACTACTGGCCTGGGCTGTACCCCGCGCCCGACACCGGCGACAGGCCCGGCGGTGTTCATCTCAGATACCGTCGGCGCCTGCAGCACCGGCTTCGGAGAGGTGGAGGTTCGCCTTCGAACCGGCGCGTTCCTGGTGGCAGGGACGCAAAATGAGATCGTGCCCGACTCCTACTCTCGTCTTGTCGCTGGTCCGGACGGGCGGCCGGATTGTACCGTGAATCCGGCAATCAACAAGGAGGCGGCCCGCTTTGTCTTTCAGCCCCCAGGGTGTGACGAAGGCCACTGTGCCCGCGTCCAAGCCCTGGTGTACAGCGCGTTCAATGTCGACCCGATCCCCGACGGCAGTTGGCTTTACAGGTGCCGTCTGCGCGTGAGCGGGCCGCAGTCACACGTAGAAGTTGCCCACGTGCGGTTATCCAATCCCGCTGGTGAACTCGTGCCGGATGTTGCCTCTCGCGGCGGCACAGTATGCTGCGGCAGCCTCTGCGCGGGTGATTGTGACCAATCACGCGCGGTGACCATCGAGGAGCTCGTAACCATGGTCAACATTGCCCTCGAACTGGCGCCGGCGTCGGTTTGCCGCGCGGGTGATGCGAACGGCGACGGCAGCATCACGGTCGAGGAAATCATCCTGGCAGTGAATCGGGCGCTGGGCGGATGCTAGAGCCGTGCTCTGGCTCGTCGAGCGGGGGGCTTTTCCAGAGTCCGTAGGGGGAACGGATGCAAGTGCCGGGAACGCCCTCAACGCTTGTCAAAGAATGATCTGCCTGTTTGGGGCCTGGCACTGCGAACGTCGGCGTTGGACGCTGCCCCCGTTAGAATCGAGCGCGGCACTTCTAGTTGCGGTGTGCGCTTAAGGAGACGCTCGGTGTGTATGGCCATGTGGCCACATGCGCGCTTGGCTCGAGAGTGGTTCGCTACTCTGAGGTCTTGTGTTCTTTCCAGCGGGCTGCATGTCCGGTCGTAGAAGTCGTTGGGGCGTGAGCGCGACCCATTGCGGAGAGCGGTGGAGGGACCTGGCGATGGAACATCCGGGCACCCTGGGGGAACTGTACCCGCCGAGGCGAGAAAAGACCCCGCTTTGGTTGCCCCCTGTGATGTTGAAGCTCTTCAGAGGTTGGGCCGAAAATACGGGCGGGAAGCCTCGCATTTCCTAGCGCCAATCCTTCTTACGCGTCACCTCTACCGCGGCCACACTACGCGAGCCACGCAGCCTGGCGCGAGCGCTTCGCGTAGGCGAAGACGCAGAAAAATAATCGACCGGATATCACACGGGTGACGCGTCGGGTCTGCTAGTTGATCCGAATCGAGCGGGGCCGGTACTTCGCAGGGATCGGATCGATCGTAACAACGCGGAGAGAGAAGCCCTCACTCTCCAAGGCTGCAATCTTCGGGATCAGGTTGATCACGAAGCGTTCATCGAGTTTCCACATCGCGCCGGTGGCCGGGTCTACAATCAACAATCCGATCAGTGGACCGATCGAGATGTTGCCGGTGGACCATCCCGCCAGACCTGCGGTTAGCGTAGCACGGGTGGGCTCGTAGCCAGCCAGCGATGCTCGCGCATCCCCAAACCAGCAACGTGGTCATCGAACTACCAACGCCGGCGATGCCCCTTATGGTGACCCCTCGTTGCATCGCTGACCCGCCAGTCCAACGGTAGACCAAAATCAACAACAATGCGTATCGTCCACATCGACAGTGCTACGGGAGTGCCCGGTTGTCTTTGCGGGTGAACGGCCCTTCCAGGAAAAGCGCCGCTGCGGCCCGCGGGCGAGGCTCCTCCCTTCGCAATCATGACTTCGCAGCCGGTGCCGGCTGCAGGTTCAGCAGCGCCGAGTAGCTAGCAGGATGTCTGCACACGCTGCCTTCACCGTGGTTGAGGGAACGAGCGCCACCCCCGGAGGCTCGGCGTATGTGTTGGCCGGTTGCGCGGCAGCGGACACACCTCGGAAAGCGAGCGCCCACTGATCCATGGGCGTAGTTGGAAGAGATGGTTTGCTGCGACGTGGCCGTCCGGAAGCACGCCCCAAAAGGCCACCGTTTTCTACCGTCCGGCCACAGTGCATCGAGTCGGCGGTGCAAGTCGAGCCCACACCTGTTCCAGGGCGTGCCCATAGGTGGTGAGGCGAGACGAAAAGCAGGGGGAAGTGGAGCTGAGCGGAGTCGAACCGCCGACCTCCTGAATGCCATTCAGGCGCTCTCCCAACTGAGCTACAGCCCCATCGCAGCGAAATGCAGACAGGCACCGACTAGCCAAAACACAGGCTGAGGGCAACAGAAGGAAGATGCGAGGGGAAACCACGAGCGGCCGTTCTCGTTCCTAGAGAGGAGCTAGGGTCAGAGTCTGTCTCCAGACCCGAAATTGCGGCATTCGTTTGCCCTCTCACCCGGCCTGCGGCCGACCTCTCCTCAGATGCCGTAGGGACGACCCTTGTGGTCGCCCCTACGCAGGCACATTCGTCCATTCTTCCTTCACAAAAGCCCCCCTCCCTTTCAGCGAGAGCCACCGTCCTTCCGATGCAACGAGGATTGCTCCGTGGAATGCGAGCGCGCCGGTTGCAGCTCCGGCTTCACGGTAGATTCGGCTCGTCGCCACAGTCGCCACACCGGTACGCCAATGCAGGAAAAACTCCCGATGCATTGAAACCCGTGGCTCCCGTAGAAGCGCAAGTTCGATGGACGCGCAGTCTCCAAGTAGGCGGGAACTGGGGCACCCGGCGCGGCCAGTGCATGCTCGAGGAGGCGGCTGCCGAGCCCCCGCCCTTGAATGGCCGGATCCACACCCAACGTGCGAACGTAAAGAAAGGGCGGGGCTGGCAAATTCCGCGCAATGATGCGTGCAGCTTCGACTCCCCGCTGCGCCGCGGCCCAACCAATGTGCCACAAGGTGTACAGCGAGAACCAAGTATCCGGGGCAGCGGAGAGCCGTGCCCCGGGATACGATACCAATACGACTCCGCCAATCTTCCCGGCGCGGTCGCGTAACACCCATCCGGGTTGCGGCGAGAGACAATGTGCCCGGAGCGACAGGCGAAAGCTCCACCACATTCTCTCCCTCTGGCGTCTTGCAGGAGGGCCGCAAATGGCACGAACCAAAGGGTCCTCCGCAAAGGCGCGCGCCAGCATGGCCGCTGCCGCCCGTTCATCCGCCCAGGCCAGTTTCTCGATTCGCCACTCGCAGTCAGGAGGAACAGCCTTCTCCTGCGGCTCGGAAAGCCCAGCAACCATTAGCGCAACCAAGGCTAACCATGGTCAGCACTCCAATACAAGCGGTGAGGGACATCGTCATGCCCCTGCCACAGGGCGATCCGCCAGTAGCCAGCCCACAACACGGCGCAGGCCGGTTTAACGCTGGGTGGCAGGGAAGTGACGCGGCGTTGCACAGGTGACAACGCCGGGACGACCAAGCATTCATCTGGTCGAACAGCTTCCGACTGCGGCGACACGGTATGTTCTCTGCAGCCGCGCTCTCTAAAATGAGCGTGGCCGGCAGAGCGACGGTTTCGGCGCGTTTGACGCCTCTGCGTTGGATCTTGGTCATTGCGACGGTTTATCTGGTCTGGTTCAGCCAGCGCCCGGGCGCGACTTCCTGGGTGGTGGCGTCTTACGTCGTCTTCTACCTCGCCTCCGGCTTTGCGGTTCATCTGTACCTGCGCCGGCACGAGGCGGATCGTCGTTTCCTGATGGGTTTGGTCGTGTTCGACGTTGCGTCTGTTAGCGTCGGGCTGGTGCTTGCCCACCGCGCGCAAGCAGACTTTTACCCCGTGGTTTTCTTGGCGTTGTTCGTGGCCGCCGTAGCGCTCGACATGGTGGCCGCGGTGGTTGCGGCGACATTGCTCGGACTGGTTCACCTGGCGGCCAGTGCGGCCACACTCCCGGGCCCGATCTGGGAGCATTCGGAAGAATTGCTGCGGCTGCCGTTTCTGCTCGCTGCTGCTGCTTTTTTCGGGTACCTATGCCAGCTCCAGCGCCGCCGGGCCCGCCGGCGTGCGTTACTCCAGCGCCGTCGCGATCGGTTGCGAGCACTGGCAACGGCTGCCCACGATATCCGCAGCCCGTTGGCGAACGTGGTGAGCTTGACCGAAATGTTGCTGGCTGGGGATGCTGGGGAACTGAATGAGGACCAGCGTGACTTGCTGGAACGGGCGCACGCAGACATGTGGCGCGTGATGCGACGAGCGACGAACTTGATGGATGCCGCTCGTCTCGACTCCGAGGCCTTGCCGTTGGAGTTCGAGCGAGCGGACCTAGCGGAGATTGCGGCGGAGGTCGTCCAGGCTTTACGAACGGCAGCGCGCATTCGCAAATTGCACCTCGTTTTCGAGAACCGAGCTCATTCCACCGAGGTTCTCGCGGACCGTGCTCAGATGGAACGAGCGTTGAGTAACTTGCTGGACAATGCCATCAAGTACTCTCCAGCCCATGCAACCGTACGGTTGGTCCTCGAAAATCGCACCCCGGGATGGGTCGTAGCCGAAGTGACGGATCAGGGTCCCGGAGTCCCAGAACCGCAGCAACAACTGCTGTTCCGTCCCTACGCTCGCATGCATGCGGGGCCGCCCCTTGCCGGTAGCGGCTTGGGCCTGTTCATTGTGCGGCGCATTGTCGAGGGACATCGGGGCAGCGTGAGTTTGGAGAATTCGCCTCTCGGGGGCGCAGTCGCACGAGTGTCCTTGCCGTTGGCCTCTTCCGAAAGGCCGGCACCAGAATCCAGCCGTTAAGGTGCCCGGATAAGAGACTCTCTACTGAGTTCCCGGCGCGGCCGCGGCAGAACTAAGCGACGGTGCAGCCGCTTTCCGCCCGGACTGCGTCGAGGAACCGCTCGATATCTTCGATGCTGTTGTAAAAGTGCGGGGCCACACGGATGCCGTGGTTGCGCACGCGTACGATGAACCCGCGCCCGTTCAATCGCTCCGAGAGGGGTTCCGGGGGGCTACCCGTCCGAAACACGACGATGCCTGAGCGATGTTTTTCCTCGAGAGGGCTAAAGATCTCGGCGCCCAATGACTGCAAGCCGGCGATGAGCGTGTCCGTGATTCGTCGAATCTGGTCCCACACCGCCGCCGGGCCAACTTCCAAGAGCAGTTCGACGGCTGCGCCCAGTGCGTGGATGCCAAGGTGCGGCGGGCTCCCGGGTTCGAACTTGAGAGCATCGTGGCGGGGCTCGAAGTGATACGGAAGGAAAGTGTTTTCGTCGTAAACGCTCTTCCAACCATGCAGCACGGACTGAATTTGTTCCACGATCCGCTGCGACACGTAGAGGAAGCCGCACCCTTCGGGCGCGAGGAGCCATTTGTGGCCACCGACGGCGAGGCAATCGATTCCGCATGCCTCCACGTTCAATGGCACCGCTCCCACTCCTTGGATGCCATCCACGCAAAACAGCCAGCCGCGCTCGCGACACAGGGCCGCCAAACTTTCCAGCTCGTTGCGGGCCCCGGTAAGCCAGTCCACGAAACTCACGCTCACCAGCCGGGTACGCCCATCTGCGGCGGCCAAAATATCCTCTGCATGCACGAGCCCAGAGCGGCGCGGCACAAGACGCGTTTCCACCCCGAACCGTTGTAAGGCCAACCAAGGGTAGACGTTCGACGGGTACTCTTGATCCACGGCAATGACATTGTCGCCCGCTTTCCAGGGTAAACCGGCGGCGACCAGCGAAAGGCCCTCGGAGGTGTTTTTGACGAACGCAATTTCTTTCGGGTCGGCGCCAATGAGACGGGCACAGAGCGAGCGGACCCGTTCGCTTTCCCGCTCCCACCACTCGGTACTAGCCGCATCTCCGTGCAAAGCGCGCGAGAGGAACCGTTCAACGGCATCGCGCACGCGCAAGGAAATGGGAGACACGCCCGCATGATTGAGGTGAACGAGATGCTGCGTTACCGGAAACAGTGCGCGCCAGCGTGTTACGTCCATGGACCGTTCGGTAAAGAAGAATCCCTGCGAAGCCAAGCCGAAGGCAACGGAACCTCGCACGAACCCTACCGCGGACTTCGTGTTCTTTTCTGTGGGTCCGGAAAACGAAGGAACCCGGTTGGATGTGTTCGTTGCCGACAAGGTGCCAGCTTTGTCGCGGCGTGCTGTGCGCGAGGCCATTGCGGAGGGCAAGATTCGCTTGAACGGCCGAAGAGCTCGTAAAGGGCTACGCGTGCGCCAAGGCGAGGTCGTGGCGGTGGCGCGGGAACTCGCACAAGCTCAAGAGCTGGGCCCCAATCCAGCACTGCCGGTACGAGTCCTGTTCGAGGACGAGTTCATCGTGGCGGTCGACAAGCCGGCAGGAATACCGAGCCACGCGCTACGACCCTTCGAAACGGAAACGGTGGCGAACTTCCTGATTGCGCGGTACCCGGAAATGCGCAGCCTGTCGCGTGCGGGGCTGGAAGCTGGCTTGGTGCATCGTCTCGACACGGATACGTCCGGGGTGTTGCTCGCGGCGCGGACGGCGCACGTGCGAGAACAACTTCGCCAGCAATTTCGCACCGGCCAGGTGTGCAAAGAGTATTTGGCCTTGGTGCTCGGAGCTGTGGCGGAGCCAGGAGCAATCAGCGAACCGCTGGAACACGACCCTGCGCGGCCTGGTCGGATGCGTGTTGCCCGGGGCGGAAACGGCCGGGAGGCGATGACGCACTACTGGCCGTTGGAGCGCTACACGGAATACACGCTGTTGCGCGTGACCATTTATACCGGCGTGTTACACCAAATCCGCGTGCATTTGGCGTGGGCCGGACACCCGATCGCGGGAGACGCGGACTATGGTGGGACGGAGATTCCCCTCGCGCTGAAGAGGCAATTTCTGCACGCCAAGCGGATCAGCCTGCACCATCCGGTCAGTGGCGCACCATTCAGTGTCGAGTCGCCACTACCCGACGAGCTCGCTGGGGTTTTGCAGGAGCTTCGCGGTTACGAGCGCCAGTTGTACCGTGCGATGCACCCCCGGCCCAGCCGGCGAAAGCAACGCAACTCGATCCGCTAAGCCCCCTGGCTACGCGGCAACCTGTTTTCCCTTGCTCTTGGTCTTGGCGCATGCAGCGCAGAGATTGCGCTGATTGTTCGGGTCTTCGACCAAACCCTCATCGAGGTTGTGGCAGATCTTTTTGCACTCGAAGCAAATGAAGTAGATGCCCTCGATGGTTTTATTGATGCGCTCGCGGTTCAAAATCCGCCCTTTGAGCTTTTCGATGCGGATGCCCAAAAGCTCTTCGTACTGGCGCTTGATCTTGCGCCGACCCGCTTCGTCTTTCGGTAGTCCCTCGTCCTCGCTCTCGCCCGACACTTCCGCATCGAGGAGCCGCAGGTTCTTTTTCGTGCTCTTGCCTTTGGTCGTTTTGGTTTTTTTCGAGCTGCGAGCCATGACGCCTCCGTTTCTTTGAGCAAACTCAGCGCGTGCGTCGGGTGTATCCGCAGTTTTTGTCACAAACCCAGAAAAAGCCGTGCGGCCCGAACCCAGTAAACTTCACCACCCGAAGTTCTGCGCCGCAATTCGGGCAGGAGCGTTTTTCCTGCACGCCTCCTTTTTCGGCTGTCTTTGCTTTTTTCTCCGCCATGAGTTGACCTCCCTGGTTTGGGTGAATCGGTGAGCGAGCTCAGCCAGTGACGAGGCGGGTCGTCAGCGATTTTCTCTCCAGAGCTGTACGCCCAGCACGCCGACACGCTCGCACGCGTTAGCCAAGGGGCTCGGTTGTGTCAACGAGGTCTGAAGGAAATGCATGCGACGACTTCTTGTTCTCGTTCCGCTCGCCGATGGTTCCAGCTTGGCGTCGAGTTCGTGCCGTCCGAAATCGGCTAAAGAGGTGGCCGGCAGGATAGGGTGAGGGAATCCACATCGAGAGCACCGTTCGTCGCCGCCGCCAGAATCCGCATGCGCCGGCTGGCGCTCTTGGCGCCGCGTGCCGTCGTTCTCAAAGGTACCGCCAGTGTAATCTCTGCACTGCAGTGGTTGAGGGTAAACACTGCGCGGCCAACCTCGGCCAACACGCCACTGCGGTAAACGGTCAAGCCGAACCCTCCCGACCCAAACAACGTGGCGAGAAGGCTGGCGTTGGCCACATCGACCGGATCCGTGCTGGAGCTTGGGGGCTTGCGGATATCCACGATGGAGATTCCGGAAGCGAAACAAGTCGGTGAACGGGGATCCCGATTGTTTACGCACAGACGAAGCGGAATCGTACAGACGCCGTTCGACTCGCCATCACGGTCGCAAGAAGGGTCCCCATCCGTGCAGGCGACGCGGTTGCGCGGCACTCCGAGGCGGTTTCGCAAAGCGGGTTCTGGCAACACGAACTCGAGAATGCAGTCCTTGCTCGCGGCGCCTCCACCCAATGCGCACGGGCTTTCGGGGGCAGTCTGGCTGCAAAACGCGGGGACGGACGTCGCACTTGCGGTGGGAGACGACGTAACAGTTGGCGATAGGGTGGGCGTGGGTGTCGGTGTCGTCGTACGGGTGAGTGTCGGAGTGCGGCTGGGCGTAGGCGAGAGGGTGGGGCTGAAAGTAGGAGAAAACGCGGGGGTTCGGGTACTGGTTGCCGTGGAGGTGTGACTGGCAGTGAGGCTCGGCGTCGGG includes these proteins:
- a CDS encoding putative RNA pseudouridine synthase, encoding MFFSVGPENEGTRLDVFVADKVPALSRRAVREAIAEGKIRLNGRRARKGLRVRQGEVVAVARELAQAQELGPNPALPVRVLFEDEFIVAVDKPAGIPSHALRPFETETVANFLIARYPEMRSLSRAGLEAGLVHRLDTDTSGVLLAARTAHVREQLRQQFRTGQVCKEYLALVLGAVAEPGAISEPLEHDPARPGRMRVARGGNGREAMTHYWPLERYTEYTLLRVTIYTGVLHQIRVHLAWAGHPIAGDADYGGTEIPLALKRQFLHAKRISLHHPVSGAPFSVESPLPDELAGVLQELRGYERQLYRAMHPRPSRRKQRNSIR
- the nifS gene encoding cysteine desulfurase, translated to MDVTRWRALFPVTQHLVHLNHAGVSPISLRVRDAVERFLSRALHGDAASTEWWERESERVRSLCARLIGADPKEIAFVKNTSEGLSLVAAGLPWKAGDNVIAVDQEYPSNVYPWLALQRFGVETRLVPRRSGLVHAEDILAAADGRTRLVSVSFVDWLTGARNELESLAALCRERGWLFCVDGIQGVGAVPLNVEACGIDCLAVGGHKWLLAPEGCGFLYVSQRIVEQIQSVLHGWKSVYDENTFLPYHFEPRHDALKFEPGSPPHLGIHALGAAVELLLEVGPAAVWDQIRRITDTLIAGLQSLGAEIFSPLEEKHRSGIVVFRTGSPPEPLSERLNGRGFIVRVRNHGIRVAPHFYNSIEDIERFLDAVRAESGCTVA